One window of Flavobacteriales bacterium genomic DNA carries:
- a CDS encoding T9SS type A sorting domain-containing protein yields MRSLLPFLLLSATVVSAQTWQQLPDFPGTARDDAASFSIGNKIYVGTGMEVGWGLTNDWWCFDAQTGNWAAIAAMPATPRQYCAAFTVYDTGYVFGGVDANGALSELWAYYPGTDQWVQKSSMAAEARYAAAAVEAWNYGIVATGMLASGVPTKEAWKYHPATDTWEAINPVPGPSRHRAVAIQDGGGMLILGGADSTGTALSDAWSYPVWFETGQYYSRPGLPAPRYEMKGGTQYIMVLVGGADSDTVFHDDAWSGYTNEWSSLPPFPGGPRRGGVGAGIPAPSNWNNTFFFGLGLDQGLTRHKDWWRLDFALGIEDRDMPRIELFPNPATTSMTIIWSETWPDARILILDAVGRTVRDQQVNSGSPIDVSRLAPGRYVVEAQHGPTQLRGILTKLP; encoded by the coding sequence ATGCGCAGCCTTCTCCCCTTTCTGCTTCTGTCCGCTACTGTGGTTTCCGCGCAGACCTGGCAGCAACTCCCGGACTTCCCCGGTACAGCGCGCGATGATGCGGCATCCTTCAGCATCGGGAACAAGATCTATGTGGGCACGGGCATGGAAGTGGGTTGGGGTTTGACCAACGATTGGTGGTGCTTCGATGCGCAGACGGGAAACTGGGCTGCCATCGCGGCCATGCCCGCCACGCCCCGCCAATATTGCGCCGCGTTCACCGTCTATGACACCGGCTATGTCTTCGGCGGCGTGGATGCGAACGGTGCCTTGAGCGAGCTGTGGGCCTACTACCCCGGTACCGATCAGTGGGTGCAGAAAAGCTCCATGGCCGCCGAGGCCCGCTATGCCGCAGCGGCGGTAGAAGCTTGGAACTATGGCATTGTGGCCACCGGCATGTTGGCCAGCGGCGTGCCCACCAAGGAAGCATGGAAGTACCACCCCGCGACCGACACATGGGAAGCCATCAACCCGGTGCCCGGTCCTTCCCGGCACCGCGCCGTGGCCATTCAGGATGGCGGCGGCATGTTGATCCTCGGCGGGGCCGACTCCACAGGCACCGCGCTTAGCGACGCATGGAGCTATCCGGTCTGGTTTGAGACCGGCCAATACTATTCACGGCCCGGCCTGCCCGCTCCCCGGTACGAGATGAAGGGAGGAACACAATACATAATGGTCCTCGTGGGCGGGGCGGACAGTGACACCGTCTTCCACGATGATGCATGGAGCGGGTACACCAATGAATGGTCAAGCCTTCCCCCGTTCCCCGGCGGACCTCGGCGCGGCGGTGTGGGCGCAGGGATCCCGGCCCCGAGTAACTGGAACAACACTTTCTTCTTCGGCCTGGGACTGGATCAGGGCCTTACGCGCCATAAGGACTGGTGGAGACTGGACTTCGCTTTGGGGATCGAGGACCGGGACATGCCCCGGATCGAACTCTTCCCAAACCCTGCCACCACCTCAATGACCATTATCTGGTCGGAAACATGGCCCGATGCCCGGATCCTCATCCTCGATGCCGTGGGTCGCACGGTACGGGATCAACAAGTGAACAGCGGCTCCCCCATCGATGTTAGTCGTTTAGCGCCCGGCCGCTACGTGGTGGAAGCCCAACATGGACCGACGCAACTTCGCGGCATATTGACCAAACTTCCTTGA
- a CDS encoding OmpA family protein produces the protein MRLLLLFFLLAAPSLIFAQDKSGCKDHPVITRYPGSFITYCEEQNHVAYAIAHGPITGYRQIDEWTEVTGKRTRIYYTVEGDMSIRDIYLNYQGALQRAGAQMLADGIEMKSTSPNVGSRSFLGVHYARNEFPPSAGIVLLNGSATSGGTFMLAGTLDDQGTPVHVVIGGAQYTTGTKLVLVDVIEEVGIATDKIRVNAEWMMQQIDRQGKVALNDLLFDTDGATVQPASMPVVAEIGKLLKARPKLNVYIVGHTDMTGGLEHNMDLSRRRADEVVRLLVAEQGIEQARLAGHGVGPLVPVATNTTADGRQLNRRVEVVAR, from the coding sequence ATGAGACTCTTGCTCCTCTTCTTCCTGTTGGCGGCCCCCTCCCTGATCTTCGCGCAGGACAAGTCCGGGTGCAAGGACCATCCGGTGATCACCCGCTATCCGGGATCGTTCATCACCTACTGCGAGGAGCAGAACCATGTTGCGTACGCCATCGCCCACGGGCCGATCACCGGCTACCGGCAGATCGACGAATGGACCGAGGTGACGGGCAAGCGCACGCGCATCTACTACACGGTGGAAGGCGACATGAGCATCCGGGACATTTACCTCAACTACCAAGGTGCATTGCAGCGGGCCGGAGCGCAAATGCTCGCCGACGGCATTGAGATGAAGTCCACATCGCCCAATGTGGGCAGCCGCTCCTTTCTGGGCGTCCACTACGCACGGAACGAATTCCCGCCGAGCGCCGGCATCGTCCTGCTGAACGGGTCCGCCACCTCCGGCGGGACCTTCATGCTGGCAGGCACCTTGGACGACCAAGGGACTCCTGTACACGTAGTGATCGGTGGCGCACAATACACCACCGGGACCAAACTGGTGCTGGTGGACGTGATCGAGGAAGTGGGCATCGCCACCGACAAGATCCGTGTGAATGCCGAATGGATGATGCAGCAGATCGACCGCCAGGGCAAGGTGGCCCTCAACGACCTGCTGTTCGACACCGACGGGGCCACGGTGCAGCCCGCGTCCATGCCCGTGGTCGCAGAGATCGGCAAGCTGTTGAAAGCCCGCCCCAAGTTGAACGTGTACATCGTGGGACACACCGACATGACCGGCGGCCTGGAGCACAACATGGACCTGAGCCGGCGACGGGCCGACGAAGTGGTGCGCCTATTGGTCGCCGAGCAAGGGATCGAGCAAGCGCGTCTGGCGGGCCACGGCGTAGGGCCGCTGGTGCCGGTGGCGACCAACACCACGGCCGATGGGCGGCAGCTGAACCGCCGCGTAGAGGTGGTAGCGCGGTGA